A region from the Hydra vulgaris chromosome 10, alternate assembly HydraT2T_AEP genome encodes:
- the LOC100214985 gene encoding uncharacterized protein LOC100214985 produces the protein MYVALCILVVALFGCVSGNQRHKIVAYWGQNAVYNELKERQYWEKELVDFCKDYNYDIIALSFLNNFFDEKNKDKMPGFNFAFHCETPIASGYKTLFRCPLIEEGIKECQKRGKQVIMSLGGAVGRAGFGSENDAKLFAYRVYHLLLEGTDLQSLRPFGSAVLNGVDLDIENGGYTHYTVFVKELRRLEKTGSQKILIGAAPQCPYPDSLLGPSPGRVLGDVPELVDEIYIQFYNNWCHTGNTKVFDDHMKQWLTHSRKHNGPKIFIGVPANTRASGNPQHYRNPQELTVIYNKYKNEPLFGGIMFWDASFDQNNVISGKRFSEHIGNMFNNVGPIPTGDPITLPPYTGPQTKTHGVDTTVQKTTSGLPTTKPSSVSCNGLSDGIYPHPSDCTLFFECSGSIAYLKGCPPGLKYNAALKLCDWPDNVKC, from the exons atgtatGTTGCATTGTGTATTCTTGTGGTTGCCTTGTTTGGATGTGTCAGCGGGA ATCAGAGGCACAAAATTGTTGCCTACTGGGGCCAAAACGCTGTTTACAATGAGTTAAAAGAAAGGCAATATTGGGAAAAGGAACTCGTCGATTTTTGCAAGGACTACAATTATGACATTATTGCTTTGTCGTttctcaataacttttttgatgaaaaaaacaaag aTAAAATGCCTGGTTTCAACTTTGCATTTCACTGTGAAACCCCTATTGCATCTGGATACAAAACCTTATTTAGATGTCCTTTAATTGAAGAAGGAATTAAAGAGTGTCAAAAACGAGGCAAACAGGTTATAATGTCACTTGGCGGAGCAGTCGGTCGCGCCGGATTTGGAAGCGAAAACGATGCCAAATTATTTGCTTACAGAGTTTATCATCTATTACTCGAGGGTACTGATTTACAATCATTGAGACCATTCGGAAG TGCTGTTTTAAATGGCGTTGATCTTGATATTGAAAATGGAGGGTACACTCATTATACTGTGTTTGTTAAGGAGTTAAGAAGGTTAGAAAAAACTGGTTCTCAAAAGATTCTTATTGGAGCAGCACCACAGTGTCCGTATCCTGACAG tttgtTAGGACCTTCTCCAGGACGCGTACTTGGTGATGTACCTGAGCTGGTTGATGAAATATACATTCAGTTTTACAACAATTGGTGTCATACTGGTAATACCAAAGTGTTTGATGATCATATGAAGCAATGGTTAACACACTCAAGAAAACACAATGGACCTAAGATTTTTATTGGAGTGCCAGCCAACACCAGAGCATCCGGAAATCCACAGCATTACAGAAATCCTCAAGAGCTAACTGTCATTTACAAt aaatataaaaacgaaCCACTTTTTGGTGGAATCATGTTTTGGGATGCATCATTTGACCAAAACAATGTAATTAGTGGAAAACGTTTTAGCGAACATATAGGAAATATGTTTAATAACGTCGGACCTATACCAACAGGAGATCCTATAACGTTGCCACCTTACACAGGGCCACAAACAAAGACCCATGGTGTTGATACAACGGTACAAAAAACTACAAGTGGGCTTCCTACAACCAAACCAA GTTCAGTATCTTGCAATGGACTTAGCGATGGAATCTATCCTCATCCTTCTGATTGCACTTTATTCTTTGAATGCTCAGGAAGCATTGCGTATTTGAAAGGTTGCCCGCCAGGATTAAAGTACAACGCTGCATTAAAATTATGCGATTGGCCGGATAACGTTAAATGTTAA
- the LOC101236308 gene encoding metabotropic glutamate receptor 8 isoform X1, whose product MWLFVILFLIFNSSLVDVKDSEIFISGNFVVHMISLNNSTCSRVNLDIGIPFMEAMIYAIESTKNISNFFPNGFKLSYIFNDLCESRSKVYNSIIKSNVAVGIGSYSSTSTEFWSRFLWVWNKCLISYGATSKIFSNRKKFSSLFTTLPLDNWTSLALIELSRKYNWNYVGIISTYNEDGKSMTYEYQEFMKKNDMCVAFSRTINKDAKQEEFFELITDLNNYYKTDRKPKTVFLFLTYEVCQRLFEAFASYTYSLNFFQFVIGTQCGTMASIPTAVQSLFEGLITLQVANPFPADFEKYFSGLNPTKKIGAVNEGFFREYWEALHQCSLNDYFSGCANRSHIGFNRFIPVRPVIKASFAAAYALKNWLFQNCVLCKPSCENTCKPSAINDLYNYIPNASDEYGKPFLNNIEDPENYEFFQYKRNLNNNFEFQRIGEWNFELYVKTNGTTGLIINETAITLPTPSVCSSACNKNQIQTTVIGCCWRCEYCDVSKEYVRNNSCIVCPIGSRPNILQDSCLKLPIVSIHSNSTLSFIVMTTSVFAMTCSVVIMVVYIQNKSAPVIKASSFEMAICSLVGIILMLVMPILFIQTPTEAYLCHIQKIVFGLSLTLCYSPLVLKTNRVYRIFTSSSKFKLRSLMLVSMKSQFLLITGMVGIQMVMAILWITNDVPTLIQTYNNVSGVQSCKITRESMTLNSLFPAVLIISCAVYAFKTRHLPETYSEIKSIGISMYFTLFIITICLVLIMLLGVKEFAGTYILCFTFQASAIVALIGQYAMKIIILFCKKNDEACPATFNYITSPTVSRLAMMGRVNSGYKIDTLDPIIFRDNRSESIPN is encoded by the exons ATGTGgctttttgttatactttttctaatttttaattcaagCTTGGTCG aTGTGAAagattctgaaatttttattagtgGAAATTTTGTAGTTCACATGATAAGTTTAAATAACTCAACATGTTCGCGAGTTAACTTAGATATTGGAATTCCATTCATGGAAGCAATGATCTATGCTATTGAGTCgacaaaaaacatttctaatttttttcccaacggatttaaattaagttatatatttaatgatttatgTGAGAGTCGAAGTAAAGTTTATAATTCAATCATCAAGTCAAATGTAGCTGTTGGTATTGGATCGTATAGTTCTACTTCCACTGAGTTCTGGTCAAGGTTTTTGTGGGTGTGGAACAAATGTTTAATAAGTTATGGCGCCACCAGCAAGATTTTTTCAAACCGGAAAAAGTTTTCTTCGCTTTTTACAACTTTGCCACTGGATAATTGGACTTCTTTAGCTTTGATAGAGCTGTCACGCAAATATAACTGGAACTATGTTGGCATAATATCAACGTACAACGAAGACGGAAAATCAATGACATATGAATATCAAGAGTTTATGAAAAAGAATGATATGTGTGTTGCATTTTCTAGAACTATTAACAAAGATGCAAAGCAAGAAGAATTCTTTGAACTAATCACAGACTTGAACAACTATTATAAAACGGATAGAAAACCTAAAACAGTTTTCCTTTTTCTCACGTACGAAGTTTGCCAGCGTCTTTTTGAAGCTTTTGCAAGTTACACgtactctttaaatttttttcaatttgttatcGGTACACAGTGCGGAACAATGGCAAGTATACCCACTGCTGTTCAAAGTTTGTTTGAAGGCTTAATAACTTTGCAGGTTGCTAATCCGTTTCCTGCcgactttgaaaaatattttagtggtTTAAACCCAACGAAAAAAATTGGAGCTGTAAATGAAGGTTTTTTTCGTGAATACTGGGAAGCATTGCATCAATGTTCATTAAACGACTATTTTTCTGGCTGCGCAAATCGATCGCATATCGGTTTTAATCGATTTATACCTGTTCGACCTGTTATTAAAGCAAGCTTTGCGGCAGCCTACGCCCTAAAAAACTGGTTATTTCAAAATTGTGTCTTGTGCAAGCCATCATGTGAAAATACGTGCAAGCCTTCTGCAATAAATGATTTGTACAACTATATACCTAATGCAAGTGATGAATATGgaaaaccttttcttaataacaTTGAAGACCCAGAAAACTAtgagttttttcaatataaaagaaatttaaataacaattttgagTTTCAGCGCATTGGAGAATGGAACTTTGAGCTGTACGTTAAAACAAACGGTACCACAGGTCTAATTATTAATGAGACTGCAATAACTTTACCAACACCATCAGTTTGTAGTTCAGCGTGTAACAAAAACCAAATACAAACAACCGTTATTGGTTGCTGTTGGCGGTGTGAATACTGTGATGTTTCAAAAgaatatgttagaaacaatTCTTGCATAGTTTGCCCAATAGGTTCCAGACCAAATATATTGCAAGATAGTTGTTTAAAGTTACCCATAGTTTCTATTCATTCAAATTCTACCTTATCATTTATTGTCATGACAACATCTGTTTTTGCCATGACATGCTCGGTTGTCATTATGGTTgtttacatacaaaataaatcagCTCCTGTTATCAAAGCAAGCAGCTTTGAAATGGCAATCTGTTCACTGGTAGGGATAATTTTAATGCTTGTAATGCCAATCCTTTTTATACAAACACCAACAGAAGCATATTTGTGTCACATTCAGAAAATAGTGTTTGGTTTATCTCTGACGTTATGTTATTCTCCCCTGGTATTAAAAACAAATCGGGTCTACCGTATTTTTACCAgttcttcaaaatttaaattaagaagTTTGATGTTAGTCTCAATGAAGTCGCAGTTTTTACTTATAACTGGAATGGTTGGAATACAAATGGTAATGGCAATTCTATGGATTACAAATGACGTACCTACCCTTATACAAACTTATAACAACGTTTCag gggTTCAATCTTGTAAAATAACAAGAGAAAGTATGACGTTAAATAGTCTTTTTCCTGCTGTTCTGATAATTTCTTGTGCAGTATATGCTTTTAAAACGCGCCATCTTCCAGAAACTTATTCAGAAATCAAGAGCATTGGCATTTCAAtgtattttactttgtttatcaTCACTATTTGCTTAGTACTGATTATGCTATTAGGTGTGAAGGAATTTGCTGgaacatatattttatgttttacatttCAAGCATCAGCGATTGTTGCCCTGATTGGTCAATACGcaatgaaaattattattttattttgtaaaaaaaacgaCGAGGCATGCCCAGCAACGTTTAACTATATCACAAGTCCAACAGTATCCCGATTAGCAATGATGGGTAGAGTCAATAGTGGTTATAAAATAGATACTTTAGATCCTATCATATTTCGCGATAATCGCTCAGAATCAATACCCAATTAA